The Prevotella melaninogenica nucleotide sequence AGTTACGTGCTATATTTAGTGCAAAGCCGTCGTCAGAACGTGAGGCAAGTAAGATGATTGAACAGGCTGACGCCTATGAAATACAATTAAAACAGATAGAACAGCGTTATCATAAGGAAATGCTAAAGGTGATTCCTGCCACAAAACTGCTGCGCGTGTTAGAGGCTGAACGCCGCTTTCACCGCCAGACGTTTAGGAAAATGGCAGGGAGGAGATAAAAAGCCTCACCCCCCAACCCCCTCTCCGAAAGGAGAGGGGGAGTGCTGGAAACGGTTTGCTTGGGGACTCACAGAAAGGTTTTCTCTTACTGAGAGAGGGGCGGAATTACGCATAAAACCTTCCGAATGGATAGATGTATCACTCATAAAACCTTCCGAACTACAAGGGGTATCACGCATTTCACTCCCCTCCCTATGGGGAGGGGTAAGGGGGAGGGGCCAGTTGTGTTGGTTGTGCTGGTTGTGCCGCTTGTTCCTATTTTGATATAACTAAATTATAATAATGAGACAACTTCATTCTCTTTTGAGATTATTGATTGCCGCAGTGCTTTTCATTGGGATGGCAAATGCCGTGTATGGACAGGTTCCAGCTAAGAAGCGAGAGTTCCGCGGTGCATGGATTCAGTGTGTGAACGGACAGTTCCAAGGTATTGGTACAGAGGAGATGCAGCGTACGTTGCGTTATCAGTTGGACGAACTGCAGCGAGATGGTGTGAATGCTATCATCTTTCAGGTGCGTGCAGAGTGTGATGCGCTCTATCCAAGTAAGTATGAGCCATGGAGTAAGTTCCTTACAGGGCGTCAGGGTACACCTCCTTCACCTTATTGGGACCCATTGCAATGGATGATTACGGAGTGTCACGACCGTGGTATGGAACTTCATGCGTGGATTAATCCTTATCGTGCAAAGACAAAGAATACCACACAGTTGGCAACGAATCATGTAGCAGTAACCAACCCAAATCGTGTTTTCTCATACGATGGACTTTACATCCTCAATCCTGCTCTACCAGAGAATCGCAATTATATCTGTGCAGTAGTGGATGATATTGTGAGCCGATATGATATTGATGGATTGCATATTGATGACTATTTCTATCCTTATCCTGCTGCAGGACAGACCATTCCAGACCAAGCTTACTTCCAACATGACAGACGTGGTTTCACCAATATCAACGATTGGAGACGTAATAATGTAGACCTTTTCATCAAGCAGTTGGGTGAGTCTATCCATCGTCGTAAGCCTTGGGTGAAGTTTGGTGTGTCTCCTTTTGGTATCTATAGAAATCAGAAGAACGACCCAAAGAATGGTAGTCGTACAAATGGTTTGCAGAACTATGACGACCTCTATGCCGACGTTCTTAAGTGGGTGAACAATGGTTGGATAGACTATTGTGTGCCACAGATTTACTGGGAAATTGGCAATCGTGCAGCAGATTATAAGGAACTCATAGGTTGGTGGAACCGCTATGCAGGTAATCGTCCGTTGTATATTGGTGAGGATGTACTTCGTACGGTGAAGTATGCTGACCCACAGAACCCTAACTCAAATCAGCTTCCAGCGAAACGTCGTCTGCATCAGCAGTGTCAGAACGTAAATGGAACGGTGTTGTGGTATGCTAAGTCGGTGGTTGATAACCCAGGCAACTATGGTACACTCCTTCGCACAAACTACTGGCGTTATCCAGCTTTGCAGCCTTTGATGCCATTCATTGACGATGAGGCTCCATCGAAGCCAAAGAAGGTGAAGGCAAGACAGGAGAGTGATGGCTACTATTATCTCACATGGAAGGCTCCACGAGGAGAGGGCTGGAAGGATGCTCCTTATCGTTATATCGTTTATCGTTTCTATGCTGGTGAGCCAATCAATCTCGATGATCCGTCAAAGATTGTGGGGATGCCTTACGGCAATAAGCTACGTCTTAATTATAAAGACGGCAGTACAAAATATGTTTATGTCGTTACTGCACTTGACCGTATGAGTAACGAAAGTCATGGTAAAAAGAAAAAGGTGAAGCTTTAGGCTTCACTTTTTTTATTGAGGTTATTGGGCTGATAGGGCTTGTTAGCCTGATTGTTATTAGCTTTGTTGGGCTAATTAGCCCAATTGTTATTAGCCCAATAGGGCTTGTTAGCCTAATAATTATTAGCCCAATTAGTCTTATTAGCCCAACAAGGCTAATAGTCCTTCTCCCTTAATAATCCCCGATAAAGCTCCTCATACTGGCGGGCAACCTTGATATGATCATGATGTTTGCGTACATATTCATAGCTATCGCGGCGCAAATGTGGAATGAGAGAGAGGTTATTGACGAGGTGCGTAAGCTCTCTAACACAGCTTTCGTAAGTCGGGAGAACGTTGATGATAGGTCGGAGAGTGGGCTCATGGATGATTTCATAGTTCTCTGGCTCACCGCCACCGATACAGATAATGCCGTGTGCCATCGCTTCAAGCGGATTCATCGAGGGCGTATAGCTGTAGAGCTGGTCCATGATAGCATCCGAACCGAGCATCGTTCGTACGTATTCGTCAAAGGGTAGACCATTAACAACAGTGAGGTTGAGGCGGTCGGGGTATTGTTTTTTCACCGTTTCTGCGGCTCTCAGCATGATATCAGTCCCTTTATATACCGATCGACTCTTACTGATTCCAATAAAAAGATTCAACTTCTCGGGTGTTTCATCGGCTATGATAGGCGGCTCACCGACAACGATAGGGAAGGGGATGAAGGTTGTTTTCTTAGGGAAATACGGCTCATAACAGCACCAATACTCGTAGAGTCCTGTCACGATAGCGTCGCATTGTTCAGCCATCAGCTGGTTCAGACGACCTTTTTCCGTATCAATCCAATCCTCTCTCTCGACTATCGCCTCCTTATTTTGGCGCAGTTCCTTACCGATATTGAAGTCGCTGTAACGCAGTGGCATCGTCGTTGAGCACGTGTTTACCCAATAATAATCCATCCCAAAGCCACAGAGAACAACCTTTTTGTTATGTTTTTTCAGATAATGAAAGAGCGGAAAGAGGCGCTCCGCCTTCAGTTCAAAGAACACAGGATTGATAAACTGTACGATGTCATAGCCTCGCAGACGGGGCAGTAGGGTATAGATTTTAGCCATTAACAGCATGCCACCCAGCCTTCCCGACCGTCTGGAAACATCAATATCACGTGGGTAATTCTTCCAAAAATCCCCATTCGACACCACCGTTACCGTATGTCCAAGTTCACGCAAGCCTCGTGCCAGCGTGTTATGTACGTTGCTATATTCACCTAAGAGAAGAATTTTCATGTGTCTTTTGTAATTCATAATTCACTTCGTACAATTCATAATTCATAATTCACAATTCATAATTATGATTACCGAGTTTGCTATTATTGTATGATAGGCTGGGTAGTCATAAATATGAATTAATCATTTATCTCTGAAAGTTATCATAATTATCCATTGAGAACTCTGAGTTAGGGGTTGCATATTGCCAGCTATTGCGGTAATCATAATTATGAATTATGAATTACAGCCTTTGATATTCTTCATTTCTTTATAGTTTGAAGAAGTTCTCAGAATAATCTTTATAGGTTTTACTTCTCTATAGTTCATGGCAAAGGTAACTTATAAATTACGTTTACACAAGTTTTATGGGTTATTTTCTCCGTTGCTCCCTGCGCCGACGGTGCCTCTGTGTCATTAAAAAAGACTCCGTAAACTCCGTGTCTCCGTGTGAGATTTAACCCCAAAAGACAAAGAAATATATTGACAAAATGTTCGATGAAATGGCGGAGAAAAGGACAAAAAAACAAGCCGTTTCAATACCCTTGTAAGTGTTTTGCTATCAAGTAGTTGCAAAGGTGATTCCCAAAAGGTGCTTAATAGGACTTCAAAAGGGCGTTAGTAAGAGGCTTAAAGGGCATCTATTGTAAGTCAATTAGGCGTCTTTTAGAAGCCAAAAGAGCATGTATTGGTTTTGAACTACATGAAAATAGTTTACAAGAATCAGTTGATAAGGGAATGAGCTATTCGTAGACGACAGATAGATATCGTGTCTATTTGCGTTTTATCCCTTGTTTAGCCTTAACAGCATTCTCAATGTCTTGCGCCCGAAACTGCTGTTTGTCATTCTTCTGAACCACTTATACTTACTTGTATAGTCCTTGTCGGGCAGCGGGAAAAGCCCATGTCGGGACAGACGTTGTAGCACATGGTTGAGATGAGTCTCGTCATGTGTCATCGTTATCACGTTGTAAATATGGTCCATTGTCAGTTGGGCGATGCGTCGTTCCATTGCAATCCGCTCTTTAACAGGGAGATAGTCAATCCGCTCTTTCAACCGATAAAGCACCTGCTCAGCGTCAGAAAGGCGGCGGATATGCCAACGCTTGTCACGTTTGTGCATGATAGACCCCTCACGTTTACGATAGTAATACGCCTTGTTATTGGTAAAATAAAGGTTCTCAGCACGTAACATGAGTTGTGGCGTAAACTCTTCATCCTCGTGAAGTATGCCTTTAGGGAAACGAAGTTCGTGTAGAATCTCCTTGCGGAAAAGAGCTGTACAGACACTGCCCCGCAGGTTATTGTGCGTCATATACTCCGTTCCACTTATCGGCCCCTCAGCATCAGCAAGTGGTTTTGAGATTTTCTTGTCAGTTGACTGGAATAAAACCATATCCGTTTCGCGGTATCTGATGATATCCAGACACTGCTCATAGGCACTTGTCAGCAACAAATCGTCACCATCAACAAACTGAATAAAACTTCCTTCAGCCAGTTCAATTCCTGTGTTCCGTGCTTGTCCCAATCCTCGGTTAGGCTGCCTAACGTAGACAATTTTTGATGAAAGGGCAAGCAATTCGTTGATAGGCGAATAGTCTGCACCGTCATCCACGACGATAATCTGGCGTTCCGTCTCGTTCAGACTCAATGCCAAGATACTGCTGATACATTCCTTTAGCATATCAACAGGCTCGCTATAGTAAGTCACGATGAAGCTTACGAGTGGCTTATCTTCCTTATTTTGTGAATAAACTGGGTGAGTTGACATAAGCGTTTTAATCCGATTAAGTGGAGAATAAAGAGTTTCAAGGTGCCTTTATAGGGCAGAATGGGTAGGATAGGGGCAGCGTGAGTAGCTTCGTAGACATCCAACTGAATATTAACCAATGCCTGATAATACGCAGGTGTCAGTTCGCCCCATAACTTGAGGTGCTTAAGATGCGCTTCCAAGAGGTCGTTTAATTCCTTTCCTCCTGCTTGAGCGGTGATGCCTTTGTCGTTTTGACAATAGTAATACAAGCCCGCGGCAGTTGTTGCCACTACCTTTGCCTGCTGCAATAAGTAAGGATAAGTGTAGACATCTTCAAACACTCTGCCCTCTGGAAAGCGCGTCTGTGCAAAGAGTTCACGCCGAAAAAGCTTATTACAAGCGTAGGTGTGGAGGTGAGCCCCGCCCAACCAATAGTCACGAATAGAACCGATCGTTGTATCCGTGAAGCTCAGCAGGCGTTGCTTTGTCGCACTTCCGTAATACAGCATAGCAGGATATTCAAGGATATCGTAGTCGGGATGTGCTGCCAAGACAGCCAACAACGTATCGTATGTACCCTCAGCAACGAAGTCATCAGAGTCGACAAAGGTGAGATAATCGCCCTTTGCCACTGCTATTCCTGCGTTCCTTGCTGCCGAAAGACCCTTGTTTGTTTGGTGGATAAGCCTACAATTCCCCTTAGTAGCCGCCATTTCTTCCGCTATCTGCCCAGAGGTATCCGTTGACCCATCATCAATGAGAATGACCTCTATCCTCTCATCCATCTGCGTTAACACACTCTCCAAACATCTCTGGAGTGTGTCTTCAACGTTATAGATGGGGATGATGATAGATAATCTCATGTAATAATTGTTTGATGCAAAAATAATAAAAAACTTTTAAATCCGTTAGTTAATGTGATGAAAAAAGTCTCTAATACTGACAGCTATTTGCATATCTTGAAGTACATCAGCCTCTTTGGTGGTGTACAGGTGCTGAATGTGCTGATTGGTATCGTGCGCAACAAGTTTGTTGCGATGTTGCTTGGACCGCAGGGAGTAGGTCTTATCTCGCTTTTTAATTCCACAACCAAGCTCATCAGTGACTCTACGAACTTTGGAATATCTATGAGTGCTGTGCGCAATATATCAGAGGATTACGACAAGAAAGATGAGGAGAAACTGACGAAAGATATTGCCCTTGTGCGTTCATGGAGCCTGCTTGCTGCCTTGTTGGGATTCTTTATCTGCATTTTCCTGAGTCCGTTGCTTAGCCGTTACACCTTTGCATGGGACGGACATACGCTTCATTTCATCCTTCTTTCTCCTTGTGTGGCATTGACTGCCTTAGCTGGAGGCGAACTTGCTATCCTCAAGGGAGTCCGTAAGTTGCGTGCCTTAGCCGCTATATCGGTGTATAACGTGTTGGGAGCCTTAGTGTTAACCGTTCCACTTTATTATTTCTTTGGTGATGCAGCCATTGTTCCTTCGTTGGTATTGATGGCATTAGTACAGTTGATTTTGACGATAGTCGTTTCCTATCGCCTATACCCTTTCCACGTTTCTTTCCAAAAAACGTTCTTAGACAAGGGTTGGGGCATGATTCGTTTGGGTACAGCCTTTGTCTTTGCAGGCATCTTGGGCTCTGGTGCCGACCTGATTATCCGCAGCTATCTCAATAATGTTTCGGATATAGAGACCGTAGGTTTCTATAATTCTGCCTTCATGATGACGATGGTTTATGCTGGTATGATCTTTTCAGCAATGGAAACTGACTACTTTCCACGCCTTTCTGGGGCGAACAACTTGAAGTTTACTTTTAATCAGATTGTCAACCGACAGATAGAAGTGACACTCTTGCTCATCTCTCCTTTGCTTACTTTCTTCCTCTTATTCCTACCCCAGCTGATTCTTTTCCTTTATTCTGATAAGTTCCTTCCAGCCCTCAGCATGGCGCAAGTGTTGGTGTTAGCGATGTATATCCGTGCTATTCGCCTCCCTGTAGAGTATATTTCTTTAGCAAAGGGTGACTCAAAATCCTATCTACTCTTAGAGGGATTGTATGACATTTTCTTTGTTGCACTCGTGCTTCTTGGCTTTTGGAAGTGGGGACTCTTCGGTGCAGGATTAGGCATAGCAGGAGCTGGTCTGCTCAATCTTGTCTGTGTCTATGGCTATGCTTACGCTCGTTATGATTATCGTCTGTCCTCATCAGTGATGCGCTATGCCACACTTCATTTCTCAATTGGACTCCTTGTGCTTCTTTGTGTACGTTCTGATGACGAGTGGATGCGGTGGGGCGTAGCCAGTTTGTTATGTGTTGTCAGTACGATAGTTTCTCTCCGTGTGATGAAAGCGAAGTCGGGACTATGGAATGCTTTAGTAAGTAAAGTGAAGAATAAGTTTGTTCGCCATGCCAAAGATTAGTATACTTGTAGCCGTTTATAACACAGCAGCTTACCTACCGCAATGCCTTGACTCGCTGTTGTCGCAGACCTTAAAGGATATTGAGGTTATCTGTGTCGATGATGCGTCAACGGATAACTCATTGGATATTCTCCATCAATATGCTGAAAAGGACGAGCGTGTGAAGGTTTTTGCGCTGAAAGAGAATAGAGGACAAGCCCATGCCCGCAACGTTGGACTGTCTCATGCCACAGGCGATTACATTGGTTTTGTGGATAGTGACGACTGGTTAAGCCGAGATGCTTTGGAGAAGGTGTGCGAATCTTTCCGAGATGATGTCGATAGTGTTCTGTTTCGTGTACTTTATGCTTATCCTGATGGTCGTATGAGGGATTATGAAATGTCGCCATTCACGACGATGACAGGCGATGAGGCTTTTCGGTCGAGTCTTACTTGGCAGATTCATGGTTGCTATGTTGTACGTAATAGTATTCATAAGGCGCACCCATACGATGAGTCGCAGCGGGCATACAGCGATGATAACACCACACGTATTCATTATTATTATTCGCGTAAGGTGGCTTATTGTGAGGGAGTTTATTATTATCGTCAGCAACCAGTCTCCACAACACATAACATCAGTGTTCGCCGTTTCGACTTTCTCTTAGCGAACGAGAGTATGCGTTATCAGCTCCTTTCTTTGGGTGCATCAGAGGAGACCCTCCGTTGTTTTGAGACGGTGAGATGGCTCAACTTAGTGGGGCTTTACATGTTCTATTTCCTTCATCGCCATGAACTCTCCCTAACCGACCGCCAACATGGTTTGTCTGTCATGCACCATGTTTGGCAAACCATTCATCTTCAGCAAGTAAGCCCTTCAATAAAAAGGAAGTTCGGTTATATGCCCCTCCGCTGTTCGTGGCATCTTTTCCGTTTGCAGGAGGAGGCTTACTTTTGGTTGAGGGGGATTGTAGGGAAGAATAAATAGCCTCACCCCCTACATAGATCTCCGCAATTTTTCGTAGTATAGATACTGTTTCCTTCGTAAACATTTGTATTTATGATATATTCAGTCCTTCCTTTTCGTGTTGCATCGATGGCTAAAACCGTCCGTTAGAAGAGCTTTTTATTTTCTTGTTATATGTTGTTATTGACCTATAGACCAAAAGAAATCCTCCTCAAGCAGTGTATTGCTTAAGGAGGAAAAGACTATTTCAAAACCTGTTTTTGAGTAAGGAAATGGTCTTTATTGATCTATGAGAAACTTTATTTATACTTACAAATAGAAAGTTATCAGTTTGTTAGTTTGCATTTCAATATACCCTTATCCTGTAGTAAGTTCTTTACTTTACAGTTACGGTTATTGTACCTGCCAGCTTGTTCTTGTCAAGCACGTTAACAGTTGTTGTTCCTGCTTTCACGCCCTTGATGGTAATCTTAGCATCCTTAACGGTAGCAGTTGCAATCTTGTTATCCTTCACGTTAACCGTGTATGGAGCCTGACCTGTTTTGATGTTAACAACATCCTCCTTACCAACGGCAATGTTTAAGCTTGTCTTGTCAAAGGCAAGTGGAGTAATTACATTGACAGAGATAGTGCCGAAGCGCTTGTTCTTGTCGGTAACTGTAATGGATGCCTTGCCCTCCTTGACACCTGTAACGGTCATGACATTCTTGTCAACCTTTACGGTAGCAACCTTTTCGTCAGTAGACTTAACTGTGAAAGGTTGGGTTCCGTTACCAATAGTTACGTTTGCAGAGGCACTGGGAGTCACATTAACTGTAGTAGTACTGAACTTCAGACCAGTGTTTTTGTCACCATTGTCATCACTGCAAGATGCGAGAGTTACTGTACCAAGGCAGAGAGCTGCCATCACCATTG carries:
- a CDS encoding pilus assembly protein N-terminal domain-containing protein, translated to MEMKSIFKTMVMAALCLGTVTLASCSDDNGDKNTGLKFSTTTVNVTPSASANVTIGNGTQPFTVKSTDEKVATVKVDKNVMTVTGVKEGKASITVTDKNKRFGTISVNVITPLAFDKTSLNIAVGKEDVVNIKTGQAPYTVNVKDNKIATATVKDAKITIKGVKAGTTTVNVLDKNKLAGTITVTVK
- a CDS encoding glycosyltransferase family 2 protein, whose product is MRLSIIIPIYNVEDTLQRCLESVLTQMDERIEVILIDDGSTDTSGQIAEEMAATKGNCRLIHQTNKGLSAARNAGIAVAKGDYLTFVDSDDFVAEGTYDTLLAVLAAHPDYDILEYPAMLYYGSATKQRLLSFTDTTIGSIRDYWLGGAHLHTYACNKLFRRELFAQTRFPEGRVFEDVYTYPYLLQQAKVVATTAAGLYYYCQNDKGITAQAGGKELNDLLEAHLKHLKLWGELTPAYYQALVNIQLDVYEATHAAPILPILPYKGTLKLFILHLIGLKRLCQLTQFIHKIRKISHS
- a CDS encoding glycosyltransferase family 2 protein; amino-acid sequence: MPKISILVAVYNTAAYLPQCLDSLLSQTLKDIEVICVDDASTDNSLDILHQYAEKDERVKVFALKENRGQAHARNVGLSHATGDYIGFVDSDDWLSRDALEKVCESFRDDVDSVLFRVLYAYPDGRMRDYEMSPFTTMTGDEAFRSSLTWQIHGCYVVRNSIHKAHPYDESQRAYSDDNTTRIHYYYSRKVAYCEGVYYYRQQPVSTTHNISVRRFDFLLANESMRYQLLSLGASEETLRCFETVRWLNLVGLYMFYFLHRHELSLTDRQHGLSVMHHVWQTIHLQQVSPSIKRKFGYMPLRCSWHLFRLQEEAYFWLRGIVGKNK
- a CDS encoding glycoside hydrolase family 10 protein; the encoded protein is MRQLHSLLRLLIAAVLFIGMANAVYGQVPAKKREFRGAWIQCVNGQFQGIGTEEMQRTLRYQLDELQRDGVNAIIFQVRAECDALYPSKYEPWSKFLTGRQGTPPSPYWDPLQWMITECHDRGMELHAWINPYRAKTKNTTQLATNHVAVTNPNRVFSYDGLYILNPALPENRNYICAVVDDIVSRYDIDGLHIDDYFYPYPAAGQTIPDQAYFQHDRRGFTNINDWRRNNVDLFIKQLGESIHRRKPWVKFGVSPFGIYRNQKNDPKNGSRTNGLQNYDDLYADVLKWVNNGWIDYCVPQIYWEIGNRAADYKELIGWWNRYAGNRPLYIGEDVLRTVKYADPQNPNSNQLPAKRRLHQQCQNVNGTVLWYAKSVVDNPGNYGTLLRTNYWRYPALQPLMPFIDDEAPSKPKKVKARQESDGYYYLTWKAPRGEGWKDAPYRYIVYRFYAGEPINLDDPSKIVGMPYGNKLRLNYKDGSTKYVYVVTALDRMSNESHGKKKKVKL
- a CDS encoding glycosyltransferase family 1 protein, whose product is MKILLLGEYSNVHNTLARGLRELGHTVTVVSNGDFWKNYPRDIDVSRRSGRLGGMLLMAKIYTLLPRLRGYDIVQFINPVFFELKAERLFPLFHYLKKHNKKVVLCGFGMDYYWVNTCSTTMPLRYSDFNIGKELRQNKEAIVEREDWIDTEKGRLNQLMAEQCDAIVTGLYEYWCCYEPYFPKKTTFIPFPIVVGEPPIIADETPEKLNLFIGISKSRSVYKGTDIMLRAAETVKKQYPDRLNLTVVNGLPFDEYVRTMLGSDAIMDQLYSYTPSMNPLEAMAHGIICIGGGEPENYEIIHEPTLRPIINVLPTYESCVRELTHLVNNLSLIPHLRRDSYEYVRKHHDHIKVARQYEELYRGLLREKDY
- a CDS encoding oligosaccharide flippase family protein → MKKVSNTDSYLHILKYISLFGGVQVLNVLIGIVRNKFVAMLLGPQGVGLISLFNSTTKLISDSTNFGISMSAVRNISEDYDKKDEEKLTKDIALVRSWSLLAALLGFFICIFLSPLLSRYTFAWDGHTLHFILLSPCVALTALAGGELAILKGVRKLRALAAISVYNVLGALVLTVPLYYFFGDAAIVPSLVLMALVQLILTIVVSYRLYPFHVSFQKTFLDKGWGMIRLGTAFVFAGILGSGADLIIRSYLNNVSDIETVGFYNSAFMMTMVYAGMIFSAMETDYFPRLSGANNLKFTFNQIVNRQIEVTLLLISPLLTFFLLFLPQLILFLYSDKFLPALSMAQVLVLAMYIRAIRLPVEYISLAKGDSKSYLLLEGLYDIFFVALVLLGFWKWGLFGAGLGIAGAGLLNLVCVYGYAYARYDYRLSSSVMRYATLHFSIGLLVLLCVRSDDEWMRWGVASLLCVVSTIVSLRVMKAKSGLWNALVSKVKNKFVRHAKD
- a CDS encoding glycosyltransferase family 2 protein; translated protein: MSTHPVYSQNKEDKPLVSFIVTYYSEPVDMLKECISSILALSLNETERQIIVVDDGADYSPINELLALSSKIVYVRQPNRGLGQARNTGIELAEGSFIQFVDGDDLLLTSAYEQCLDIIRYRETDMVLFQSTDKKISKPLADAEGPISGTEYMTHNNLRGSVCTALFRKEILHELRFPKGILHEDEEFTPQLMLRAENLYFTNNKAYYYRKREGSIMHKRDKRWHIRRLSDAEQVLYRLKERIDYLPVKERIAMERRIAQLTMDHIYNVITMTHDETHLNHVLQRLSRHGLFPLPDKDYTSKYKWFRRMTNSSFGRKTLRMLLRLNKG